One region of Tachysurus fulvidraco isolate hzauxx_2018 chromosome 9, HZAU_PFXX_2.0, whole genome shotgun sequence genomic DNA includes:
- the gas2l1 gene encoding GAS2-like protein 1 → MADQSNIQCAASKSIRPFKSSEEYLYAMKEDLAEWLNGLYDLDITADTFMEGLETGCALCRHSNNVNRTALEFLSQHPDSTLIAPRRDVAFQSRNVVPGSFVARDNVSNFIGWCRHELRIKDVLMFETNDLVERCNEKNFVLCLLEVARRGAKFGMPAPMLVQLEEEIEEEIRDQENLQENGNKPSSRTFHQEKRNSDLEPELINNWKEQKRILCDMRNLDELVREILGQCSCPAQFPMTKISEGKYKIGDSSALIFIRVLRAHVMVRVGGGWDTLEHYLDKHDPCRCNAYAHRYQQGKASGQAPHSKNSSAHSSRSASPGPHYRPSERRSLEPSAPCVPTSSSSSSPRLTRANLAAAESNRGRTNGTLLPKPPRDRSEPRQFNPVRNKDNLSHLTRRLSGDSDSSTASSKGGGVGGGGRLSLGSRRTNGDEVVFLVNRKEGKHEIARTAGGAGQIPVLRPPQPRTRSTSRERLAPAPTSPGKMKPCPPQNSSTRFERGRSLGSDGPRRLQTSRSLSQGKSPQHGRRSEGIPASPRHRDAQDDPRSKQALPASPRLNGGFSKRQMPPSASSSPVKGVIGSPMKKSTVAPRPPAPRSPSVGNRRLLPPISQPGRRSPHSSPRSTQRSPHHHPPRSPRVSGRPTQKEWVHRNQSDPQDDMGIGFSLHSLPTLDPKRELELYRNFEAEFLANTGQTRVPETNEASVQLPISQQGSRASGDTNVADSAYSSSNSSSSSLNVGGKVGILPDLRETRRSNGARSCALEDPPTLLHSQMRAGLPNGGFRKLPAISSSMEEGEPGLHSNHLQADLQINGGHKGFLHSLVPMEAQAEWAGLEGDITLDGHGRDLPYDQGLSSDIPLPVSFPSPPPPEDCSYNDSSSESSSMCFSLSEPISEGSCSPPSSLPNGDVDGTVVLRAKRGQKKADRVPSLYKLKLRPRMRPRTDNRPENSPSRIPTPLSYRELQQQKASSNLTPPQSPRTRKNLHQVFGNVIHQQRRSASVGSRQRSFSPESGLDPDDWM, encoded by the exons ATGGCCGACCAAAGCAACATCCAGTGCGCTGCTTCTAAAAGCATCCGTCCGTTTAAGTCCAGTGAGGAATACCTGTACGCCATGAAGGAGGACCTGGCCGAGTGGCTGAACGGTCTGTACGATCTAGACATCACGGCCGACACCTTCATGGAGGGCCTGGAGACTGGCTGTGCTCTCTGTCGCCATAGCAACAACGTGAACCGCACCGCGCTGGAGTTCCTGTCCCAGCACCCGGACTCGACGCTCATCGCTCCGAGACGGGACGTGGCGTTCCAGTCACGCAACGTGGTTCCTGGATCGTTTGTAGCGCGCGACAACGTGTCCAACTTCATCGGCTGGTGCAGGCACGAGCTGCGTATCAAAGACGTCCTCATGTTCGAGACCAACGACCTGGTGGAGCGCTGCAATGAAAAGAACTTCGTGCTGTGCCTGCTGGAGGTGGCGCGCCGAGGGGCCAAGTTCGGCATGCCCGCCCCCATGTTGGTGCAGCTCGAGGAGGAGATCGAGGAGGAGATTCGTGACCAGGAGAACCTGCAGGAGAACGGCAACAAACCAAGCAGCAGAACATTTCATCAGGAAAAGAGGAACAGTGATTTGGAACCGGAGCTCATCAACAACTGGAAAGAGCAGAAAAGGATCTTGTGTGACATGCGCAACCTGGACGAGCTG gtacggGAGATCCTTGGCCAGTGCTCGTGTCCTGCTCAGTTCCCAATGACCAAAATCTCTGAGGGAAAATACAAAATAGGCGACTCCAGTGCTCTCATCTTCATCAGG GTGTTAAGGGCCCATGTGATGGTGCGTGTAGGTGGAGGTTGGGACACACTTGAGCATTACCTCGACAAACACGACCCCTGCCGCTGCAACGCTTACG CTCACCGCTATCAGCAGGGTAAAGCCAGCGGTCAGGCTCCTCACAGTAAGAACTCGAGCGCTCACTCGTCCCGCTCGGCGAGCCCCGGGCCGCATTACAGACCCTCTGAACGACGCTCCCTGGAACCTTCAGCACCCTGCGTGCCCACctcttcctcatcatcctccCCCAGGCTCACCAGGGCCAACCTCGCAGCCGCAGAGTCAAACAGGGGCAGGACGAACGGCACGCTGCTGCCCAAACCGCCCCGAGACAGATCAGAGCCGCGGCAGTTCAACCCCGTCAG gaATAAAGACAATCTTTCACATTTAACTCGTCGTCTCTCTGGAGATAGTGACTCATCTACTGCCTCCTCTAAAGGTGGTGGAGTAGGTGGAGGAGGGCGTTTGTCTTTAGGATCCCGTCGCACTAACGGAGATGAGGTCGTCTTCTTAGTCAACCGAAAAGAAGGCAAGCATGAGATTGCACGAACAGCGGGGGGTGCCGGACAGATTCCTGTTCTTCGCCCTCCTCAACCACGAACTCGCAGCACTTCCAGAGAACGTCTTGCACCTGCTCCCACCTCACCAGGCAAAATGAAGCCCTGCCCGCCTCAAAACAGCAGCACACGTTTTGAGAGAGGGCGATCCTTAGGGTCAGATGGGCCCCGAAGGCTCCAGACTTCCCGCTCACTCAGCCAGGGCAAATCTCCACAACATGGGCGAAGAAGCGAAGGCATACCTGCTTCACCTCGCCACAGAGATGCCCAGGATGACCCAAGATCTAAGCAGGCACTTCCAGCTTCACCTAGGCTAAATGGAGGGTTCTCTAAAAGACAAATGCCCCCCTCAGCCTCTAGTTCACCGGTTAAAGGGGTCATCGGAAGTCCTATGAAGAAGAGCACAGTAGCCCCACGGCCCCCTGCCCCACGCTCACCCTCAGTGGGGAATCGGAGACTGCTTCCCCCCATCTCACAGCCTGGTCGGCGCTCTCCACACTCAAGTCCCAGGTCCACACAGAGGTCACCCCATCACCACCCACCACGGTCACCACGGGTATCAGGAAGGCCAACTCAGAAAGAATGGGTTCACCGAAATCAGTCAGACCCCCAGGATGACATGGGGATTGGATTCAGCTTACATTCTTTACCCACTCTTGATCCAAAACGTGAGCTTGAGCTGTATCGCAACTTTGAGGCTGAGTTTCTTGCCAACACGGGCCAGACCAGAGTGCCTGAAACAAATGAAGCATCAGTGCAGCTCCCAATCTCTCAGCAAGGCTCAAGGGCATCAGGTGACACTAATGTAGCAGATTCAGCCTACTCATCTTCTAATTCCTCGTCCTCCTCTCTGAATGTAGGGGGGAAAGTGGGAATCCTGCCTGACCTGCGTGAGACAAGGCGTTCTAATGGTGCCCGGAGCTGTGCTTTAGAAGATCCTCCAACTTTGCTGCACAGCCAGATGCGAGCCGGTCTTCCTAACGGTGGCTTCCGCAAGCTTCCTGCCATCTCAAGCTCCATGGAGGAAGGAGAACCAGGACTCCACTCTAACCACCTCCAGGCTGATCTTCAGATAAATGGGGGTCACAAGGGATTTCTGCACTCTTTAGTACCCATGGAAGCCCAGGCAGAATGGGCTGGTTTGGAAGGCGATATCACTTTGGATGGTCATGGCCGAGATCTACCCTACGACCAGGGTCTCTCTAGTGATATCCCACTCCCAGTTTCATTCCCATCACCTCCTCCACCAGAGGACTGCTCATATAATGACTCCTCCAGCGAGAGCTCTTCCATGTGTTTCAGCCTGAGTGAGCCGATTTCTGAAGGTTCCTGCAGCCCCCCGTCCTCCCTGCCTAATGGAGATGTAGATGGCACCGTGGTCCTGCGGGCAAAACGAGGGCAAAAAAAGGCAGACAGGGTACCTTCCTTATACAAGCTTAAATTACGCCCACGGATGCGACCTCGCACGGACAACAGGCCAGAGAACAGTCCTTCACGCATCCCAACGCCGCTCAGTTACAGAGAACTACAGCAACAAAAGGCTTCCAGCAATCTGACGCCGCCACAATCACCACGCACCCGCAAAAATCTCCATCAAGTCTTTGGCAATGTCATCCACCAACAACGGAGATCAGCCAGCGTAGGATCGAGGCAGCGCTCGTTCTCGCCAGAGTCCGGCCTGGACCCGGATGACTGGATGTAA